A single region of the Cherax quadricarinatus isolate ZL_2023a chromosome 11, ASM3850222v1, whole genome shotgun sequence genome encodes:
- the LOC128687636 gene encoding HEAT repeat-containing protein 6 isoform X2, with product MAQHMNQERWEELVTSFLRVKDTCLMTGDEEAALAATLSNLSYCTSKLRIMYDHRQIHCVVDQCVSGIVSPKSSLVKQTSHLLASLLRWQSSTSLSSLTLDKVIAWLSSALKYHGRDLHDNETVHQILRALAAALRDAVDHSDEIYLSLAGTKGSLTLTLDSNSPWQNQALAMRCLHLLTYVAPEIVAESRQHNEEIFPAEVVSTIQRIVIGILRQPLPNPDLCSHKLYLHLVASALSVLYNLVVCAPNDILGNIIVSTCRPFVFYGLPGFAHSELVQHTASPEVEVPLSSGMESDSSSRNYTNRNRRKRLRRKRAQPSRSTSDCDSGPCPLVAAVDGMGLGLRVPPPAATLAATVSLKPQWAREKQTLKAEKDKISVNSSLAPETETSPETTSQDESTAEVRVSGSETDFSDFEGGGEKESTLMARARQCSLQAINAVIDKVGKQHKFSYWPPLMCQAPSLMTSVLKDPSASVRMASLQVINTFLLDSSQVLTHAVENEGKSYTTLGQQLGASLRELHRCLALALLSEKFPGALVRTLKTIELLVENVNYSKLKPGLLTKVVTHVKYFMKYKEAVVRANAFSVMVSVLMIKPQVAELRDLLMRYQIPAPPILTLPPQVMPPQFMEEELPEEEDEAEAQLKEQMERMNMLSEDEEEKTENNMHGKSVVSWLMQRCVDSLLTPDHDAVRGIYIQVQLQSLKVLSALVSEHLSIIQHNLPLIQHVISVCSEAVRELPHPRVSQIMSDSHKKFEVGEGFDPALMSPDPGVVVEHAYTLLGSLLGAVKADLDKGNEACTSVSQVQQLWFWALQGPLQILFKQSTGEQSGISVENMSSAGEPLQHNAANWRTQESVGALEHEEHLKQMVAVATVLTHLSPSIFESLGEEWITCIITTVRWLVTYSHPDLRLAGIRIMAIIVGFSGVVGNPGAVSLLQATVVTTCDLLAQRENNVNRDRLLASWALANISSVFEFYVDNWSHQYSSNSEILPPTLTARLLEVGIRACKDKDKIKPHGVRCVGNVTSFLHAQQVADSTLAPLVSKAIDTLVLCSSTGSNMKTRWNACHALGNILSSGQLPIASMPWKICQGICQLSTHITLEDAGSLCELLQLHHDMAMPLLIKAYHSLPPERTVHALKAHSRVEELLSYDALTESQQQALTILHSLTASPTST from the exons ATGGCTCAACACATGAACCAGGAGAGGTGGGAAGAACTGGTTACTTCGTTCCTGCGAGTGAAGGACACTTGTCTCATGACTGGGGATGAGGAAGCTGCCCTGGCTGCCACACTCTCCAATCTCTCTTACTGCACCTCCAAACTCAGGATTATGTATGACCATAGG CAAATTCACTGTGTTGTGGATCAgtgtgtgtctggtattgtgagtCCCAAAAGTTCCCTGGTCAAACAGACATCACACTTGCTTGCTTCACTCCTTAGATGGCAGAGCAGCACAAGCCTATCATCATTAACTTTAGATAAGGTCATTGCCTGGCTTAGTTCTGCCCTTAAATACCATGGGAGGGACTTACACGACAATGAAACAGTTCATCAAATATTACGTGCTCTAGCTGCTGCCCTGCGAGATGCTGTTGACCATTCTGATGAG aTCTACTTGAGTCTTGCTGGTACCAAGGGTTCTCTCACACTGACACTGGACTCAAACTCACCATGGCAAAATCAAGCACTTGCAATGCGTTGCCTTCATCTTCTGACTTACGTTGCTCCAGAAATTGTTGCAGAGTCTCGGCAGCACAATGAAGAGATCTTTCCAGCGGAAGTTGTGTCTACAATTCAGAGAATTGTCATTGGCATTTTAAGACAGCCATTACCCAATCCAGACTTGTGTTCACATAAATTATATTTACATCTAGTTGCATCAGCTCTAAGTGTTTTGTACAATCTAGTTGTATGTGCTCCGAATGACATACTAGGAAACATTATTGTTAGTACCTGCCGTCCATTTGTATTTTATGGATTGCCTGGTTTTGCTCACAGTGAACTGGTACAGCACACAGCTAGCCCTGAAGTGGAGGTTCCTCTCTCATCTGGAATGGAGAGTGATTCCTCATCAAGA AATTATACTAATCGAAATCGTCGTAAGAGACTTCGTCGGAAAAGAGCCCAGCCATCACGATCAACCTCAGATTGTGATAGTGGTCCATGTCCTCTTGTAGCTGCTGTGGATGGTATGGGTCTAGGTCTGCGAGTTCCCCCACCAGCAGCTACTCTGGCTGCCACTGTCTCTCTTAAACCTCAGTGGGCCAGAGAGAAGCAAACTTTAAAAGCTGAGAAAGATAAAATTTCTGTGAATTCTTCTCTAG CACCCGAGACAGAGACTTCGCCAGAAACGACCTCTCAAGATGAGAGTACTGCAGAAGTCCGAGTGAGTGGCTCTGAGACTGACTTCTCTGATTttgaaggaggaggtgaaaagGAATCAACATTAATGGCTCGGGCTCGCCAGTGCTCGCTTCAAGCTATAAATGCTGTCATTGAT aaAGTGGGAAAGCAGCACAAGTTCAGCTACTGGCCCCCATTGATGTGTCAAGCACCATCATTAATGACAAGTGTGCTGAAGGATCCATCAGCCTCAGTGAGGATGGCATCACTTCAAGTCATAAACACTTTTCTCCTTGACTCTTCACAAGTCCTCACTCATGCAGTTGAGAA TGAGGGAAAGAGCTACACCACACTGGGTCAGCAGCTTGGTGCCAGCCTGCGAGAACTTCACCGTTGTCTGGCATTGGCCCTTCTTTCTGAAAAGTTTCCTGGTGCCCTTGTTAGAACTCTAAAAACAATAGAGTTGCTTGTTGAAAATGTTAATTACTCCAAGCTTAAACCCGGACTTCTTACCAAGGTTGTCACTCATGTAAAATATTTTATGAAATACAAAG AGGCTGTGGTTCGTGCAAATGCTTTCTCAGTAATGGTGAGTGTACTGATGATCAAACCACAAGTAGCAGAACTGAGAGACTTACTCATGCGCTACCAGATTCCTGCTCCTCCAATTCTCACTTTGCCACCACAAGTTATGCCACCCCAGTTTATGGAAGAAGAACTaccagaagaggaagatgaggctGAGGCACAATTGAAAGAGCAAATGGAGAGAATGAATATG TTGAGcgaagatgaagaagaaaaaaCAGAGAATAACATGCATGGCAAGTCAGTTGTGTCATGGTTAATGCAGCGTTGTGTTGACTCATTGCTAACACCAGACCATGATGCTGTGCGTGGCATCTACATTCAG GTTCAGCTGCAGTCACTGAAGGTATTAAGTGCCCTAGTGAGCGAGCATCTGAGCATTATTCAGCATAACCTGCCTCTCATTCAACATGTGatcagtgtgtgtagtgaagCTGTGAGGGAGCTGCCTCATCCAAGAGTTTCACAGATAATGTCAGACTCTCACAAGAAGTTTGAGGTTGGAGAAGGTTTTGACCCAGCATTAATGTCTCCTGATCCTG gtgtggtggtggaacatGCATACACTCTACTGGGATCACTACTTGGAGCAGTCAAAGCTGATCTGGATAAAGGAAATGAGGCCTGTACCTCAGTCTCTCAGGTCCAGCAACTGTGGTTTTGGGCACTGCAG GGTCCCCTGCAAATATTGTTTAAGCAGTCCACAGGAGAGCAGTCTGGCATCAGTGTAGAGAATATGTCTTCAGCAG GAGAGCCTCTACAGCACAATGCAGCAAACTGGAGAACCCAAGAGAGTGTTGGAGCCCTGGAGCATGAGGAACACTTAAAACAGATGGTGGCTGTTGCTACCGTTCTCACACACTTGAGTCCTTCT aTCTTTGAAAGTCTTGGGGAGGAATGGATCACCTgcattattacaacagtcaggTGGCTGGTTACCTATTCTCATCCTGACCTTCGTTTGGCTGGCATACGCATCATGGCCATTATTGTTGGTTTTTCTGGTGTAGTTGGGAATCCTGGAGCTGTCTCTCTCCTACAGGCAACAGTTGTGACAACTTGTGATCTACTGGCTCAGAGAGAGAACAATGTGAATAGAGATCGTCTCCTTGCTTCATGGGCACTGGCAAATATATCTTCTGTGTTTGAATTCTATGT TGATAATTGGAGTCATCAGTACAGTTCAAACAGTGAAATTCTGCCACCAACACTTACTGCTCGACTTTTGGAGGTGGGAATACGTGCATGCAAGGACAAGGACAAGATTAAACCACATGGAGTGCGGTGTGTGGGAAACGTGACAAGCTTCTTGCATGCACAACAAGTAGCTGATTCAACTTTAGCCCCACTAGTATCAAAAGCAATAGACACACTTGTACTCTGCTCCAGCACTGGAAGTAATATGAAGACACGATGGAATGCTTGTCATGCCCTTGGAAATATCCTCAGCAGTGGCCAATTACCCATTGCCAGTATGCCTTGGAAG